One segment of Phyllobacterium zundukense DNA contains the following:
- the argE gene encoding acetylornithine deacetylase has translation MLVQELLANLVSFPSVVRTSNAAIIDYIRSYLAQYGIDSSIIAGPEGDRFNLFATIGPANRPGYILSGHLDVVPATEPTWSSDPFRLREDGKRLIARGAVDMKGFVACVLASVPTFVARPLTRPIHLAFSYNEEAGCVGVRHLIDRIPTLCAKPIGCFVGEPSGMQPVLRHKGKIGCQISIHGKSGHSSRPDLGLNAIHASADILTAIRDEAARLAADGPFNQRFVPPYSSMQIGVIAGGAALNVIPEKCTIDIEARAVPGIDPTTLMEPIRARITELSAEGSGLRFEIQTLSTYPALDLDETDALATLAEKISGQTCAGAVSYGTEAGLYQAAGIPSIICGPGDIARAHRPNEYVLKSELDDCLNALGQLVDEVAE, from the coding sequence ATGCTTGTGCAGGAATTATTGGCGAATCTCGTCAGCTTCCCATCCGTCGTCAGGACATCGAATGCCGCGATCATCGACTATATCCGGTCCTATCTGGCTCAATATGGTATCGATTCAAGCATTATCGCCGGGCCGGAAGGTGATCGTTTCAATCTCTTTGCAACGATTGGGCCCGCTAATCGGCCCGGTTACATTCTATCTGGCCACCTTGACGTCGTTCCGGCAACGGAACCAACCTGGTCGAGCGATCCGTTCCGCCTGCGCGAGGACGGCAAACGGCTGATCGCGCGTGGCGCCGTCGACATGAAGGGCTTCGTCGCCTGTGTCCTAGCCTCAGTTCCAACTTTTGTCGCCCGCCCATTGACGCGACCGATCCACCTCGCCTTCTCCTATAACGAGGAGGCGGGCTGCGTCGGCGTCAGACATCTGATCGACCGGATACCGACGCTTTGCGCCAAGCCGATCGGCTGTTTCGTCGGAGAGCCGTCGGGCATGCAACCGGTGTTGCGGCACAAGGGCAAGATCGGCTGCCAGATCTCTATCCACGGCAAATCGGGGCATTCCTCCCGGCCTGATCTCGGTCTTAACGCGATCCATGCCAGTGCAGATATTCTTACGGCCATCCGTGACGAAGCTGCTCGCCTCGCAGCAGACGGCCCTTTCAACCAGCGGTTCGTTCCGCCCTATTCGAGCATGCAGATCGGCGTCATCGCCGGCGGAGCCGCTCTCAATGTTATTCCCGAGAAATGCACGATCGATATTGAAGCACGGGCGGTTCCCGGGATCGATCCCACCACATTGATGGAGCCCATCAGAGCGCGGATTACAGAATTGTCTGCAGAGGGTTCCGGGCTGCGGTTCGAGATACAGACTCTCAGCACTTATCCAGCACTTGATCTCGACGAGACCGACGCGCTTGCCACTCTCGCCGAAAAAATATCTGGGCAGACCTGCGCCGGTGCTGTCAGCTATGGGACCGAAGCCGGGCTCTATCAAGCCGCGGGCATCCCCTCGATCATATGCGGGCCGGGCGATATCGCCCGCGCACATCGCCCCAACGAGTATGTCCTGAAATCCGAACTTGACGATTGCCTGAACGCACTCGGACAGTTGGTAGACGAAGTCGCCGAATAA
- a CDS encoding haloacid dehalogenase type II, with product MPTFKPKYISFDCYGTLTRFQMSEVARSLFADRVADESMDAFCKDFAAYRLDEVLGDWKPYEQVLKNAVRRTCQKWGVDYDDADGRQFYDAVPTWGPHADVPAGLAKVAEHYKLVILSNASNDQIHSNVEKLGAPFYKVFTAQQAQAYKPRFQAFEYMFRQLDADPSEFLHVSSSLRYDLMSAHDLGINNKVFVARGHEPSTPYYGYTEIKDISGLAGVVGL from the coding sequence ATGCCGACTTTCAAGCCGAAATATATTTCCTTCGACTGCTACGGGACGCTGACACGGTTCCAGATGTCGGAAGTGGCGCGTTCGCTTTTCGCTGATCGCGTTGCCGACGAGAGCATGGATGCCTTCTGCAAGGACTTTGCGGCTTATCGCCTGGACGAAGTTCTCGGCGACTGGAAACCCTATGAGCAGGTACTGAAAAATGCCGTACGCCGTACCTGTCAGAAATGGGGTGTCGACTATGACGATGCCGATGGCCGGCAGTTCTACGATGCCGTTCCAACCTGGGGCCCGCATGCGGATGTTCCAGCTGGTCTCGCCAAGGTCGCAGAGCACTATAAGCTGGTGATCCTTTCAAACGCTTCCAACGACCAGATTCATTCCAATGTCGAAAAGCTCGGTGCGCCGTTCTACAAGGTGTTCACCGCCCAGCAAGCGCAGGCCTACAAGCCGCGTTTCCAGGCATTCGAATATATGTTCAGGCAGCTCGATGCAGATCCATCAGAATTCCTCCATGTCTCGTCGAGCCTGCGTTATGACCTGATGTCCGCACATGATCTCGGCATCAACAACAAGGTTTTTGTTGCACGTGGTCATGAGCCGTCGACGCCCTATTACGGCTATACCGAGATCAAGGACATCAGTGGTCTTGCTGGCGTGGTGGGGCTTTGA